The genome window TGGCCGGGCTGGCGGTGAACAGCCTGTTCGGCTGGGCGTGGGCCGACCCGGTCGCGGCGCTGGTCATCGCGGGCGTGGCGGTCAAGGAGGGCCTGGAGGCCTGGCGCGGCGACGCGTGCTGCCAGCCGCCGCTCCATCCCGCGGCGGCCCTGTCCGGGCGGGCGGACGGAGAGCCCGGGTGCTCGGCCTGCGGGCCCGGCTGCGCGTGCTGCTCATGACCCGCGTCCCGCTCGATCGTGGTGAGGTGACCTCATGGCGCTGACCGCGCTGGCCGTCTATCTGGTCTCGCTGGCGCTCGCGTTCGGCGTGCGGACCTGGGTGCAGTGGCGCCGGACCGGCGACACCGGGTTCCGCGGCGGCGGGCTGCGGCCGGGCAGCGTGCAGTGGTGGGCGCGGCTGCTGTTCATCGCTGCCCTGGTCGCGGTGGCGGCCGGCCCGGTGGCCGAGCTGGCCGGCCTGGCCGCGGTGCCCGCGCTGGACGTGCCGGTCGTCCGCGTGTCCGGCCTGATCCTCGCCCTGCTCGGCACGGCCGCCGTGCTGGCCGCGCAGGCGTCCATGGGCGCGTCCTGGCGGATCGGGGTGGACGAGTCCGAGCGCACCGACCTGGTGACCACCGGGGCGTTCGCGATGGTGCGCAACCCGATCTTCACCGCGATGATGATCACCGCCGCGGGCCTGGCCGCCATGGTGCCGAACGTCGTCTCGCTCGCCGCCCTGGCGCTGACCGTGGTGTCGATCGAGGTCCAGGTGCGCGCGGTCGAGGAGCCGTACCTGCTGCGGGTGCACGGCGAGGCGTACGCGCGGTACGCGGCCAGGGTGGGCCGGTTCCTGCCCGGCCTGGGGCGCCTGCGCCGGTCCGGGGCGCCCGCCGGGCGCTGACCTGGGCGGGAGCAGGACCGGAAGTCGCAGGTCTCCGCCCCAGGCGGCCGAGGTGATCTTGCACCGACCGGCGGCGCGGCCGTACGGCCGGCCGGTGGCGGAGGGGCGTTCCCGGCGGTGACCGTCGACGTCGCCGCCCGCCGGAGCGCCGACGCGAGTGGTCAGTGCGGGCGGGGGAGCAGGCCAGGAGCTCGAGCAGGGCCCGGCCCTGGTCGCGAGCGTCAGTGTGGGCGGGGGAGCAGGGCCGGACGGGGGTGCCAGTCGCCGAGGTACTTCCTGGGGGTGTGCTCCGCGGCCTGTTGGGGGGTGAGCTGCGGCCGGTTCTCGGGCACGGGGATCGCAGCGCCCGGTCCCTTGTTGTGGAACTCGCCGAACCGTGCGTCCCGCCAGTGATACCCCGAGCTCATGTCCACGTACGGCGTGGCGGCGTCGATCGACGGGCCCATCCAGGTTTCGCGTACGACCAGAGACGGGACGGCGGTCGGGTCGCTGCTGGGCCGCCAGGGCCGGGCCAGGCCGAAGGACGCATCCGCCGCCGGCCCGTTGATCACGCAGTGCACCGCCAGGAAGCCGTGCGGGTTGGCGGCGGCCGTGCT of Thermobispora bispora DSM 43833 contains these proteins:
- a CDS encoding methyltransferase family protein; this encodes MALTALAVYLVSLALAFGVRTWVQWRRTGDTGFRGGGLRPGSVQWWARLLFIAALVAVAAGPVAELAGLAAVPALDVPVVRVSGLILALLGTAAVLAAQASMGASWRIGVDESERTDLVTTGAFAMVRNPIFTAMMITAAGLAAMVPNVVSLAALALTVVSIEVQVRAVEEPYLLRVHGEAYARYAARVGRFLPGLGRLRRSGAPAGR